One genomic window of Streptomyces sp. NBC_01498 includes the following:
- a CDS encoding CbtB domain-containing protein, which produces MAESIVPPAVSSSAGSAIPQLTPLPLRAVLPWAVFVGTLMLVLLYFVGAEQGATSVFSGAGVHEWVHDGRHLLGFPCH; this is translated from the coding sequence GTGGCTGAGTCCATCGTGCCCCCGGCCGTTTCTTCGTCCGCCGGATCGGCGATACCCCAGTTGACTCCCTTGCCCTTGCGGGCGGTTCTGCCCTGGGCGGTCTTCGTGGGGACGCTGATGCTGGTGCTGCTGTACTTCGTCGGTGCCGAACAGGGCGCGACGTCGGTGTTCTCCGGGGCGGGTGTGCACGAGTGGGTGCACGACGGCCGTCACCTTCTCGGCTTCCCCTGCCACTGA
- a CDS encoding GNAT family N-acetyltransferase, with protein MEMTAPRVRLEPWSLRDLGLLRAANAPELMTHLGGPESEERLLSRHLRYVALSTNPMADGLMFRIVLLPDEEPVGNIGFWPTTWRDQGVYEAGWTVLGEFQGRGLAVAATREVAKLARAGGRHRWLMAHPSVANAPSNGVCRKAGFVLLGEAEIEYPAGHLMRCNEWRLDLEAAGERADEAI; from the coding sequence ATGGAGATGACAGCACCCCGGGTGCGGCTGGAGCCATGGTCCCTGCGGGACCTCGGGCTGCTGCGTGCCGCGAACGCGCCGGAGCTGATGACGCACCTGGGCGGCCCGGAGTCGGAGGAGCGGCTCCTGTCCCGGCATCTCAGATACGTGGCGCTGAGCACCAACCCGATGGCCGACGGCCTGATGTTCCGGATCGTGCTGCTGCCGGACGAGGAGCCGGTGGGCAACATCGGCTTCTGGCCGACCACCTGGCGGGACCAGGGGGTGTACGAGGCGGGCTGGACGGTGCTGGGCGAGTTCCAGGGACGCGGGCTCGCGGTGGCCGCGACGAGGGAGGTGGCGAAGCTGGCGCGGGCGGGCGGTCGGCACCGCTGGCTGATGGCGCACCCGTCGGTGGCGAACGCGCCGTCGAACGGGGTCTGCCGCAAGGCGGGCTTCGTGCTGCTCGGGGAGGCCGAGATCGAGTATCCGGCCGGTCACCTCATGCGCTGCAACGAATGGCGGCTCGACCTCGAAGCGGCAGGCGAAAGGGCGGACGAGGCGATATGA
- a CDS encoding PucR family transcriptional regulator has protein sequence MTERTTERTAGLTTELRTERATERAAGRTPGRSTYRSAGPGPFQEYLTGYDRILRDVSVTGRRLTRDELDSRRALGEQAAEAGHGLRALVSGHLTATRDAWPVSPADAASADSVLAAVEQAVDAFAEGYERAQRLAVRREEASRREFIDDLLHGRSDLGRLAERAGRFGLQLSHAHAVAVAVGETAYAETDSVPRRVELALVSRFGDRRILLTTKDGRLICVAPADESDVLTYFAKQAHAATDGGRVAIGRAHPGAGGVVQSYEEALNAHDLAVRIGLDEPVLRADDLLVYPVLSRDREALTDLVRSALGPLKEARGGARPLLDTLAAYFDSGCVAAEAARRLNLSVRALTYRLERIHKLTGSDPADPFHRYTLQTAVIGARLLDWPAREL, from the coding sequence ATGACGGAACGGACGACGGAACGTACGGCGGGACTGACAACGGAACTGAGGACGGAACGGGCGACGGAACGGGCAGCGGGGCGCACGCCGGGGCGGAGCACGTACCGGAGCGCCGGTCCGGGGCCGTTCCAGGAGTACCTGACGGGCTACGACCGCATCCTCCGGGACGTCTCGGTGACCGGCCGCCGCCTCACCCGCGACGAACTCGACTCCCGGCGCGCGCTGGGCGAGCAGGCCGCCGAGGCCGGGCACGGCCTGCGCGCCCTCGTCAGCGGGCATCTGACCGCGACCCGGGACGCCTGGCCGGTGTCCCCGGCCGACGCGGCGTCCGCCGACAGTGTGCTGGCCGCCGTGGAGCAGGCGGTGGACGCGTTCGCCGAGGGCTACGAGCGGGCCCAGCGGCTCGCCGTACGCCGGGAGGAGGCGTCCCGGCGGGAGTTCATCGACGACCTGCTGCACGGGCGCAGCGACCTCGGCAGGCTCGCCGAGCGGGCGGGGCGGTTCGGGCTCCAGCTCTCCCACGCGCACGCGGTGGCCGTGGCGGTCGGGGAGACGGCGTACGCGGAGACCGACTCCGTGCCGCGCCGGGTGGAACTCGCCCTGGTCTCCCGGTTCGGTGACCGCCGCATCCTCCTCACCACCAAGGACGGGCGGCTCATCTGTGTCGCGCCCGCCGACGAGAGCGACGTCCTCACCTACTTCGCGAAGCAGGCGCACGCGGCGACGGACGGCGGGCGGGTCGCCATCGGGCGTGCGCACCCGGGGGCGGGCGGTGTCGTGCAGTCGTACGAGGAGGCCCTCAACGCGCACGATCTCGCGGTGCGCATCGGACTGGACGAACCGGTGCTGCGCGCGGACGACCTCTTGGTCTATCCGGTGCTCAGCCGGGACCGGGAGGCGCTGACCGATCTCGTACGCAGCGCGCTCGGTCCTCTTAAGGAGGCGCGCGGCGGCGCCCGGCCGCTGCTGGACACACTGGCGGCGTACTTCGACTCGGGGTGTGTGGCGGCGGAGGCGGCGCGGCGGCTGAACCTGAGCGTGCGGGCGCTGACGTACCGGCTGGAGCGCATACACAAACTGACCGGATCGGACCCGGCGGACCCGTTCCACCGCTACACGCTCCAGACGGCCGTGATCGGCGCGCGGTTGCTGGACTGGCCGGCGAGGGAACTCTGA
- the kdpF gene encoding K(+)-transporting ATPase subunit F produces MTADNIAGLVVAVALLGYLVLALLFPERF; encoded by the coding sequence GTGACCGCCGACAACATCGCCGGTCTCGTCGTCGCCGTCGCCCTGCTGGGCTATCTCGTCCTCGCCCTTCTCTTTCCCGAGAGGTTCTGA
- a CDS encoding hemolysin family protein: MTALQLAIGALTLLTNAFFVGAEFALIAVRRSQVEPDAHKGDKRARTVLYGLEHLSAMMATAQLGITVSSLVLGAVAEPAIAHLLEPGFEAARVPEALVHPIAFVIALTVATYLHMLFGEMVPKNIALAAPARTALLLGPPLVALTRALRPLIFGINAFANVLLRLIKVEPKDEVAAVFNDDELARMVAVSSEAGLLSPADGERLRDALELGTRPVGDILVPLRRMVTADHRVTPEELERIASSAGFSRIPVTGPAGAVLGYLHIKDTLGVADRTKPFPRSALHTVTRVRIDTPLDDTLTALRAADSHLAAVTGEAGTVLGFVTMDDVLGELVGEAATS, encoded by the coding sequence ATGACCGCCCTGCAACTCGCCATCGGCGCACTGACGCTGCTCACCAACGCCTTCTTCGTCGGCGCGGAGTTCGCCCTCATCGCGGTCCGCCGCAGCCAGGTCGAGCCGGACGCCCACAAGGGCGACAAGCGGGCCCGGACCGTCCTGTACGGGCTGGAACACCTGTCGGCCATGATGGCGACCGCCCAGCTCGGCATCACCGTCTCGTCGCTGGTCCTCGGCGCCGTCGCCGAACCGGCCATCGCGCACCTGCTGGAGCCCGGCTTCGAGGCGGCGCGGGTCCCCGAGGCGCTGGTGCACCCCATCGCGTTCGTGATCGCGCTGACCGTCGCCACGTATCTGCACATGCTCTTCGGCGAGATGGTCCCGAAGAACATCGCGCTCGCCGCGCCCGCCCGGACGGCGCTGCTGCTCGGCCCGCCGCTGGTCGCGCTGACCCGGGCGCTGCGTCCGCTGATCTTCGGCATCAACGCGTTCGCCAACGTCCTGCTGCGGCTGATCAAGGTGGAGCCCAAGGACGAGGTCGCCGCCGTCTTCAACGACGACGAACTCGCCCGTATGGTCGCCGTCTCCAGCGAGGCGGGGCTGCTCTCGCCGGCCGACGGCGAACGGCTGCGGGACGCGCTGGAGCTGGGCACCCGCCCGGTCGGCGACATCCTCGTACCGCTGCGCCGGATGGTCACCGCCGACCACCGGGTGACGCCCGAGGAGCTGGAGCGGATCGCGTCGTCCGCCGGTTTCTCGCGGATACCGGTCACCGGGCCCGCCGGAGCCGTCCTGGGCTATCTGCACATCAAGGACACGCTCGGCGTCGCCGACCGGACCAAGCCGTTCCCGCGCTCGGCGCTGCACACGGTGACCCGGGTCCGCATCGACACCCCGCTCGACGACACGCTGACCGCGCTGCGGGCCGCGGACAGTCATCTGGCGGCGGTGACGGGTGAGGCGGGCACGGTGCTCGGCTTCGTGACGATGGACGACGTGCTCGGCGAACTGGTGGGCGAGGCCGCCACGAGCTGA
- a CDS encoding CbtA family protein — protein sequence MHTSTVRNLLVRGMIAGVVAGLLAFALAYVVGEPSIDSSIALEESQSAPAHEHDEAGAPPAEEEEAELVTRPVQSTFGLATGVLVYGVALGGIASLAFAVCVGRAGRFRPRATAALVAGAAFTTVYLVPFLKYPATPPAVGNPDTIGKRTTLFFLMIVLSVLVAVIAVIAGRRLAPTLGNWNATVAAGGGYVLVMAVACLLLPANTDAVRETFPAALLWEFRLASLAVQAVLWTAFGLIFGALAERVLSPGSADVRAAGQGGQGDREAVTGTSAARTG from the coding sequence ATGCACACGTCCACCGTGAGAAACCTTCTGGTCCGCGGCATGATCGCCGGCGTCGTCGCCGGTCTGCTCGCCTTCGCCCTCGCGTACGTGGTGGGGGAGCCGTCCATCGACTCCTCCATCGCCCTGGAGGAGTCGCAGTCCGCGCCCGCGCACGAGCACGACGAGGCGGGTGCGCCGCCCGCCGAGGAGGAGGAAGCGGAACTGGTCACCCGGCCCGTGCAGTCGACCTTCGGCCTCGCCACCGGCGTCCTCGTGTACGGGGTCGCCCTGGGCGGCATCGCCTCGCTGGCGTTCGCCGTCTGTGTCGGCCGGGCCGGCCGGTTCCGGCCCCGGGCGACGGCCGCGCTGGTCGCGGGTGCCGCCTTCACCACCGTCTATCTGGTGCCGTTCCTCAAGTACCCCGCGACCCCGCCCGCCGTGGGCAATCCCGACACCATCGGGAAGCGCACGACGCTGTTCTTCCTGATGATCGTGCTGAGCGTGCTGGTCGCGGTCATCGCCGTCATCGCCGGGCGGCGGCTCGCCCCGACGCTCGGCAACTGGAACGCGACCGTCGCCGCCGGCGGCGGCTACGTACTGGTCATGGCGGTGGCCTGTCTGCTGCTGCCCGCCAACACCGACGCGGTACGGGAGACCTTCCCGGCCGCGCTGCTCTGGGAGTTCAGGCTGGCCTCGCTGGCGGTCCAGGCCGTGCTGTGGACGGCCTTCGGGCTGATCTTCGGGGCGCTCGCGGAGCGTGTCCTCAGTCCCGGTTCCGCCGATGTCCGGGCGGCCGGGCAGGGCGGGCAGGGTGATCGGGAGGCCGTCACCGGGACCTCGGCGGCGCGCACCGGCTGA
- the kdpA gene encoding potassium-transporting ATPase subunit KdpA, translating into MSPVLSGVFQLLALLVALALAHRPLGEYMARVYSSPRHLRAEKWIYRAIGADPATDMRWPAYLRGVLGFSLVSVLFLYALQRVQGALPGSLGFSSIDPDQAFNTAASFVSNTNWQSYYGEQAMGHVVQTGGLAVQNFLSAAVGMAVAVALVRGFARSRTGELGNFWADLVRGTVRILLPISLVAAVLLVACGVIQNFAGIHPVGRFTGGVQQWNGGAVASQEAIKELGTNGGGYFNANSAHPFENPGGLSNLLEIFLILLIPLSLTRTFGRMVGSVKQGYAILATTVMIWLAFTALMMWTEFHHGGPAFDIAGGATEGKETRFGIGASAIFSVATTLTSTGAVNSFLSSYTGFGGGIAMLGMQLGEIAPGGVGSGLYGILIMAVIAVFLAGLMVGRTPEYLGKKIGTRQIKFAACYILVTPALVLCFTGIAMAMDTPENSLTNSGAHGFSEILYAYTSGANNNGSAFAGLNADTQWFNTSLGIAMLLGRFLPMVFVLALAGSLAEQRPVPTTSGTLRTDKPLFSGLLVGTIMIVAGLTYFPALALGPLAEGLAS; encoded by the coding sequence ATGAGTCCCGTCCTCTCCGGTGTGTTCCAACTGCTCGCGCTCCTGGTGGCGCTGGCCCTGGCACACCGACCGCTCGGCGAATACATGGCACGTGTCTATTCCTCCCCGCGACATTTGCGGGCGGAGAAATGGATCTACCGTGCCATCGGTGCAGATCCGGCCACCGACATGCGCTGGCCCGCCTATCTGCGCGGAGTTCTCGGCTTCTCGCTGGTAAGCGTCCTCTTCCTCTACGCCCTGCAACGGGTCCAGGGCGCGCTGCCCGGCTCGCTCGGCTTCTCGTCGATCGATCCGGACCAGGCGTTCAACACCGCCGCCTCGTTCGTCTCGAACACCAACTGGCAGTCCTACTACGGCGAACAGGCCATGGGTCATGTCGTGCAGACCGGCGGCCTCGCGGTGCAGAACTTCCTGTCGGCCGCCGTGGGCATGGCCGTCGCCGTCGCCCTCGTACGGGGCTTCGCCCGCTCCCGTACCGGTGAACTCGGCAACTTCTGGGCCGACCTCGTCCGCGGCACGGTCCGTATCCTGCTGCCGATCTCGCTGGTCGCGGCCGTTCTGCTGGTCGCCTGCGGCGTGATCCAGAACTTCGCCGGCATCCACCCCGTCGGCCGGTTCACCGGCGGCGTCCAGCAGTGGAACGGCGGCGCCGTCGCCTCCCAGGAGGCCATCAAGGAACTGGGCACCAACGGCGGCGGCTACTTCAACGCCAACTCCGCGCACCCCTTCGAGAACCCCGGCGGACTCTCGAACCTCCTCGAAATCTTTCTGATCCTGCTCATTCCCCTCTCCCTCACCCGGACCTTCGGCCGGATGGTCGGCAGCGTCAAGCAGGGCTACGCGATCCTCGCCACGACGGTGATGATCTGGCTCGCCTTCACCGCGTTGATGATGTGGACCGAATTCCACCACGGCGGCCCGGCGTTCGACATCGCCGGAGGCGCGACGGAGGGCAAGGAGACCCGGTTCGGGATCGGTGCCTCGGCCATTTTCTCCGTGGCGACGACCCTCACCTCGACCGGTGCGGTCAATTCCTTCCTCTCCTCCTACACCGGCTTCGGCGGCGGAATCGCCATGCTGGGCATGCAGTTGGGCGAGATCGCACCCGGCGGAGTGGGATCGGGGCTGTACGGAATTCTCATCATGGCCGTCATCGCGGTATTCCTCGCGGGTCTGATGGTCGGCCGCACCCCCGAATACCTCGGAAAGAAGATCGGCACCCGCCAGATAAAATTCGCCGCCTGCTACATCCTCGTCACCCCGGCCCTGGTGCTCTGCTTCACCGGAATCGCGATGGCGATGGACACCCCGGAGAACTCGCTGACGAACAGCGGCGCGCACGGATTCTCCGAAATTCTCTACGCCTACACGTCCGGCGCCAACAACAACGGTTCGGCGTTCGCCGGGCTCAACGCCGACACGCAATGGTTCAACACCTCCCTCGGCATCGCCATGCTGCTCGGCCGCTTCCTGCCCATGGTGTTCGTCCTGGCGCTGGCCGGGTCGCTCGCCGAACAGCGGCCGGTGCCGACGACCTCGGGCACCCTGCGCACCGACAAACCGCTTTTCAGCGGTCTGCTCGTCGGCACGATCATGATCGTCGCCGGACTGACCTACTTCCCGGCGCTGGCGCTGGGCCCGCTCGCCGAAGGACTCGCGTCATGA
- a CDS encoding AraC family transcriptional regulator: protein MAAPRRDTRGIVDASALFARVHFRRRLPAPELRRYVESYWLIDWDLSEPYDSHVVPHPSVNVVFQRFGAAPPWGEVAGIGLELFTQRLEGRGRVCGVKFRPGGFRPYAPASPVSAWSGRRVPVAEVLPATDPDVAAVLDPPEEDARVAALDAYLLGVGARPDPRADEAMRVVGLVGEDRTIRRAAELAAAAGLSVRSLQRLFAGYVGVGPKWVILRHRIHEALERAEAREELDWAALAAELGYSDQAHLVRDFTATVGVPPTAYARAVE from the coding sequence ATGGCAGCTCCACGGCGTGACACCCGAGGCATCGTCGACGCCTCCGCCCTGTTCGCGCGGGTCCACTTCCGGCGCCGGCTGCCCGCGCCGGAGCTGCGGCGGTACGTGGAGTCGTACTGGCTGATCGACTGGGACCTGTCGGAGCCGTACGACTCGCACGTCGTCCCGCATCCCTCGGTGAACGTGGTCTTCCAGCGGTTCGGCGCGGCCCCGCCGTGGGGCGAGGTGGCGGGGATCGGTCTGGAGCTGTTCACGCAGCGGCTGGAGGGGCGCGGGCGGGTGTGCGGGGTGAAGTTCCGCCCCGGCGGTTTCCGGCCGTACGCGCCCGCGTCGCCGGTGTCCGCGTGGTCGGGGCGCCGGGTGCCGGTCGCCGAGGTGCTGCCCGCGACGGACCCGGACGTGGCGGCGGTGCTGGACCCTCCTGAGGAGGACGCGCGGGTGGCCGCGCTCGACGCGTATCTCCTCGGTGTGGGCGCGCGGCCCGACCCGAGGGCCGACGAGGCGATGCGGGTGGTCGGGCTGGTCGGCGAGGACCGCACGATCCGGCGGGCGGCGGAGCTGGCGGCGGCGGCCGGGCTGTCGGTGCGCTCGTTGCAGCGGCTGTTCGCCGGGTATGTGGGGGTCGGGCCGAAGTGGGTGATCCTGCGGCACCGTATCCATGAGGCGCTGGAGCGCGCCGAGGCGCGGGAGGAGCTGGACTGGGCGGCGCTGGCGGCGGAACTGGGCTACAGCGACCAGGCGCATCTGGTGCGGGACTTCACGGCGACGGTGGGCGTGCCGCCGACGGCGTACGCGCGCGCGGTCGAGTAG
- a CDS encoding hemolysin family protein: MTEILFLLTALALTLACAVFVAAEFSLTTVERDSLERAAEAGERGAESALKAVRRLTLQLSGAQLGITVTSLVIGMLAEPSMAVLLRGPLEAIGLGSAAPVVATVLGVAVSTVVLMVIGELVPKNWAISRPLAVAKVVAGPQRGFTAAFGPLIRHLNSTANRFVRRMGLEPTDELTSARTPDELIALARHSAAEGALEQDSAELFVRTLRLGELTAENVMTPRVDVQALEAGATAADAANLTYATGLSRFPVYRVSLDEVIGTVHIRDVLALEPERRSLVSVTELATEPLLVPDTLPADRLLDRLRAARTMAVVIDEYGGTAGVATMEDIVEEVVGEVRDEHDPVETPDLLPAQPSADGRATWEADGGVRIDELARIGLAAPEGPYETVAGLVAARLARIPVEGDTVELDGWRLDVLDIEHHVAERVRVTAPARARTTGSADPDAESRTDPKPDPKADAKTDPDPDTGVKTDPDPGTGSGADTRTASRQFAGETR, from the coding sequence GTGACCGAGATCCTTTTCCTGCTGACAGCCCTCGCGCTGACACTCGCCTGCGCCGTCTTCGTCGCCGCCGAGTTCTCCCTGACCACGGTCGAGCGCGACAGCCTGGAGCGCGCCGCCGAGGCCGGTGAGCGCGGCGCCGAGAGCGCCCTCAAGGCCGTCCGGCGGCTCACCCTCCAGCTGTCGGGCGCCCAGCTGGGCATCACCGTCACCTCCCTGGTCATCGGCATGCTCGCCGAGCCGTCGATGGCCGTGCTGCTGCGCGGCCCGCTGGAGGCGATCGGCCTCGGTTCGGCCGCCCCGGTGGTGGCCACCGTCCTCGGTGTCGCCGTCTCCACGGTCGTGCTGATGGTCATCGGCGAACTGGTCCCCAAGAACTGGGCGATCTCGCGGCCCCTGGCCGTCGCCAAGGTCGTCGCCGGCCCGCAGCGCGGCTTCACCGCCGCCTTCGGCCCGCTCATCCGGCATCTCAACAGCACCGCGAACCGGTTCGTCCGCCGGATGGGCCTGGAGCCCACCGACGAGCTGACCTCCGCCCGTACGCCCGACGAGCTGATCGCCCTGGCCCGGCACTCCGCCGCCGAGGGCGCGCTGGAGCAGGACTCGGCCGAGCTTTTCGTACGGACGCTGCGTCTCGGCGAGCTGACCGCCGAGAACGTGATGACGCCCCGCGTCGACGTCCAGGCGCTGGAGGCGGGCGCGACGGCCGCCGACGCCGCCAACCTCACGTACGCCACCGGCCTCTCCCGCTTCCCGGTCTACCGGGTCAGCCTGGACGAGGTGATCGGTACGGTCCACATCCGGGACGTCCTCGCCCTGGAGCCGGAGCGGCGCTCCCTCGTGTCCGTCACCGAGCTGGCGACCGAGCCGCTGCTGGTGCCCGACACCCTGCCCGCCGACCGGCTGCTGGACCGGCTGCGCGCCGCGCGCACGATGGCCGTGGTCATCGACGAGTACGGCGGCACGGCCGGGGTGGCCACCATGGAGGACATCGTCGAGGAGGTCGTCGGCGAGGTCCGCGACGAGCACGACCCCGTCGAGACCCCCGACCTGCTGCCCGCGCAGCCGAGCGCGGACGGGCGCGCGACCTGGGAGGCGGACGGCGGCGTACGGATCGACGAGCTGGCGCGGATCGGGCTGGCCGCCCCGGAGGGTCCGTACGAGACCGTCGCCGGGCTCGTCGCCGCCCGGCTGGCGCGCATCCCCGTCGAGGGCGACACCGTCGAGCTGGACGGCTGGCGGCTGGATGTCCTGGACATCGAGCACCATGTCGCGGAGCGCGTACGCGTCACCGCGCCGGCACGGGCCCGCACGACGGGTTCCGCAGACCCGGACGCGGAATCCCGGACGGACCCGAAGCCGGACCCGAAGGCCGACGCGAAGACCGATCCGGACCCGGACACCGGCGTGAAGACCGATCCGGACCCCGGCACCGGCTCCGGCGCCGACACACGCACCGCCTCACGCCAGTTCGCGGGAGAGACCCGATGA
- a CDS encoding histidine phosphatase family protein, with amino-acid sequence MTTRVTLISPALSTALREARFGDGPLDPAGLRAAEAARDAFADREGATAPGTLADADGKGATAPGTLADADGEGGGSGRVFASPAERCRQTAAALGLAAEPLDDLRSCAMGRWHGRRLDEVAAAEPEAVAAWLVDPAAAPHGGEPLESLITRLGRWLDGLGADGSPASGRLVAVAEPDVVRALTVHALGAAPGAFWRLDVLPLTATELSGRNGRWNVRVGRPL; translated from the coding sequence GTGACCACCCGCGTGACGTTGATCTCACCCGCGCTCAGCACCGCGTTGCGGGAGGCGCGCTTCGGCGACGGGCCGCTGGATCCGGCCGGGCTGCGCGCGGCCGAGGCGGCGCGGGACGCGTTCGCCGACCGGGAAGGGGCCACCGCTCCCGGCACGTTGGCCGACGCCGACGGGAAAGGCGCCACCGCTCCGGGCACGTTGGCCGACGCCGACGGGGAAGGGGGCGGCTCCGGGCGGGTGTTCGCGTCTCCCGCCGAGCGCTGCCGGCAGACGGCGGCGGCCCTCGGTCTGGCGGCGGAGCCGCTGGACGACCTGCGCTCCTGCGCGATGGGCCGGTGGCACGGGAGGCGGCTGGACGAGGTGGCCGCCGCGGAACCGGAGGCCGTCGCGGCCTGGTTGGTTGACCCTGCGGCGGCCCCGCACGGCGGCGAGCCGCTGGAGTCGCTGATCACCCGCCTCGGCCGCTGGCTCGACGGGCTGGGGGCCGACGGGAGCCCCGCGTCGGGGCGCCTGGTCGCGGTGGCCGAGCCCGATGTCGTACGGGCGCTGACGGTGCACGCGCTGGGCGCGGCGCCGGGGGCGTTCTGGCGGCTCGACGTACTGCCGCTGACGGCCACGGAGTTGAGCGGGCGGAACGGCCGGTGGAACGTGCGCGTCGGGCGCCCTCTCTAG
- a CDS encoding Mut7-C RNAse domain-containing protein yields the protein MNGPEIHLTFAPELHVFVPAGRRGGPTAVTTDGSSTLGHVVESLGVPLTEAGQLLVDGSPVARSHVPSAGESVEVRAVVRPQHVPGAPLRFLLDVHLGTLARRMRLLGVDAAYESEDIGDAALAALSARERRVMLSRDRGLLRRREIWAGAYIYSDRTDDQLRDVLRRFAPALAPWTRCTACNGSLGPADKDSVADQLERGTQRTYDVFARCTSCDRVYWRGAHHARLAAIVDEAVREFGGAAA from the coding sequence GTGAACGGACCGGAGATCCACCTCACCTTCGCCCCTGAGCTGCATGTCTTCGTCCCGGCCGGACGGCGCGGCGGACCCACCGCCGTCACGACGGACGGCTCGTCCACGCTCGGCCATGTGGTCGAGTCCCTGGGCGTCCCCCTCACCGAGGCCGGTCAACTCCTGGTCGACGGCAGCCCGGTGGCCCGGTCGCACGTCCCGTCGGCGGGCGAGTCGGTGGAGGTACGGGCGGTGGTCCGCCCCCAGCACGTACCGGGCGCGCCGCTGCGCTTCCTGCTCGACGTCCATCTCGGCACGCTGGCCCGCCGGATGCGGCTGCTGGGTGTCGACGCGGCGTACGAGAGCGAGGACATCGGCGACGCGGCGCTGGCCGCGCTGTCGGCGAGGGAACGGCGGGTCATGCTCTCCCGCGACCGGGGTCTGCTGCGGCGCCGGGAGATCTGGGCGGGGGCGTACATCTACAGCGACCGTACGGACGACCAACTGCGCGACGTACTGCGCCGGTTCGCGCCCGCGCTGGCCCCCTGGACGCGCTGCACGGCGTGCAACGGGTCGCTCGGCCCCGCCGACAAGGACTCCGTGGCGGACCAACTGGAGCGGGGCACGCAGCGTACGTACGACGTGTTCGCGCGGTGCACGTCCTGCGACCGGGTCTACTGGCGCGGCGCGCACCACGCCCGGCTCGCGGCGATCGTGGACGAGGCGGTCCGCGAATTCGGCGGCGCGGCGGCGTAG
- a CDS encoding TIGR03086 family metal-binding protein, which yields MNDSISSLLETASADALPVLRGVRDDQLTGPTPCPDYDVRGLLDHLFQVVTHFQVLAAKGEADFGAAPERLGDDRGERFAAELAVLAGAWAAPGAEDGVTGAMDMPARTVGSMALGDVLLHSWDLARATGQPYEPDAAVVRMVSAEFAELVPTGRKMGAFGEPRPVTEDATPFDSLLALTGRDPAWQPSVAVGTAGADRE from the coding sequence ATGAACGACAGCATCAGCAGCCTCCTCGAAACAGCCTCCGCCGACGCCCTTCCCGTGCTGCGCGGAGTACGCGACGACCAGCTCACCGGTCCCACCCCGTGCCCCGACTACGACGTACGGGGCCTGCTCGACCACCTCTTCCAGGTGGTCACCCACTTCCAGGTGCTCGCGGCCAAGGGCGAGGCCGACTTCGGTGCCGCGCCCGAGCGGCTGGGCGACGACCGGGGCGAGCGTTTCGCCGCCGAACTCGCCGTGCTGGCCGGGGCGTGGGCCGCGCCGGGCGCGGAGGACGGCGTCACCGGCGCGATGGACATGCCCGCGCGGACCGTCGGCTCGATGGCCCTCGGCGATGTACTCCTGCACTCCTGGGACCTGGCCCGCGCGACCGGGCAGCCGTACGAGCCGGACGCAGCCGTCGTACGGATGGTGAGTGCCGAGTTCGCGGAGCTGGTGCCGACCGGGCGGAAGATGGGCGCCTTCGGCGAGCCCAGGCCGGTGACGGAGGACGCCACCCCGTTCGACTCGCTGCTCGCCCTGACCGGCCGGGATCCGGCGTGGCAGCCGTCCGTGGCGGTCGGAACCGCCGGGGCCGACCGTGAATGA
- a CDS encoding YnfA family protein has product MLVARSVALFAVAALFEIGGAWLVWQGVREHKGWIWIGAGVIALGLYGFVATLQPDGEFGRILAAYGGVFVAGSIAWGVVADGYRPDRYDITGALICLVGMAVLMYAPRGH; this is encoded by the coding sequence ATGCTCGTCGCCCGCTCCGTCGCCCTGTTCGCCGTCGCCGCCCTCTTCGAGATCGGCGGCGCGTGGCTCGTCTGGCAGGGCGTGCGCGAACACAAGGGCTGGATCTGGATCGGCGCCGGCGTCATCGCGCTCGGCCTGTACGGGTTCGTCGCGACGCTCCAGCCCGACGGCGAGTTCGGCCGCATCCTCGCGGCGTACGGCGGCGTCTTCGTCGCCGGTTCGATCGCCTGGGGCGTGGTCGCCGACGGCTACCGCCCCGACCGCTACGACATCACCGGGGCGCTGATCTGTCTCGTCGGCATGGCCGTGCTGATGTACGCCCCGCGCGGCCACTGA